The proteins below come from a single Streptomyces sp. B3I8 genomic window:
- a CDS encoding 5-dehydro-4-deoxyglucarate dehydratase, with product MAKGVLSFPLTSFHEDGSLDVDGYREHVAGRLAAAPGAVFPACGTGEFFSLDEEEYRQVVTATVEVAAGRLPVVAGTGYGWAQAARFARIAEEAGADALLVMPHYLTAAPQDGLVAQLEQLAARTRLPLIAYQRGQVAYGLDAFRRITEIPGVIGLKDGHSDLDRLQRLTLAAPDGFLFFNGASTAEMQARAYATVGIPAYSSAVHAFAPEIAGAFFTALRDGDGATVDKLLRDFYVPLVELRDRAPGYAVSLVKAAARLRGCPVGPVRAPLTGPSAADLADLTALLSTGLDLVGAAL from the coding sequence ATGGCGAAGGGGGTGCTGTCCTTTCCGCTGACCTCTTTCCACGAGGACGGCTCGCTCGACGTGGACGGGTACCGCGAACACGTCGCCGGGCGGCTCGCCGCCGCGCCCGGCGCCGTCTTCCCGGCCTGCGGTACCGGCGAGTTCTTCTCGCTCGACGAGGAGGAGTACCGGCAGGTCGTCACGGCCACCGTCGAGGTCGCGGCGGGCCGCCTGCCCGTCGTGGCCGGCACCGGGTACGGCTGGGCGCAGGCCGCCCGGTTCGCCCGGATCGCCGAGGAGGCCGGCGCCGACGCGCTGCTCGTCATGCCGCACTACCTCACCGCCGCCCCGCAGGACGGCCTGGTCGCCCAGCTCGAACAGCTCGCCGCCCGCACCCGCCTCCCCCTGATCGCCTACCAGCGCGGCCAGGTCGCCTACGGCCTCGACGCCTTCCGGCGGATCACGGAGATCCCCGGCGTCATCGGCCTCAAGGACGGCCACAGCGACCTCGACCGCCTCCAGCGCCTCACCCTCGCCGCCCCCGACGGCTTCCTCTTCTTCAACGGCGCCTCCACCGCCGAGATGCAGGCCCGCGCGTACGCCACCGTCGGCATCCCCGCCTACTCCTCCGCCGTGCACGCCTTCGCGCCCGAGATCGCGGGCGCCTTCTTCACCGCCCTGCGCGACGGCGACGGCGCCACGGTGGACAAGCTGCTGCGCGACTTCTACGTCCCCCTCGTCGAACTGCGCGACCGGGCGCCCGGGTACGCCGTGTCCCTGGTCAAGGCCGCCGCCCGGCTGCGCGGCTGCCCGGTCGGCCCCGTGCGCGCCCCGCTCACCGGCCCCTCCGCCGCCGACCTGGCCGACCTCACCGCCCTGCTGAGCACCGGACTCGACCTCGTAGGAGCCGCGCTGTGA
- a CDS encoding 16S rRNA (uracil(1498)-N(3))-methyltransferase: protein MTAPVFVVDELRGVGPDFVLEGPEGRHAVSVKRLRPGEDVVLTDGRGRWAEGVVKAAEGKDRLVVTDLAHVRQEPPEQPRITVVQALPKGDRGELAVETMTEVGVDTIVPWQAARCVTQWRGERGLKALAKWRSTAREAGKQSRRVRFPEVADAATTRQVAALLAKADLAAVLHSDFEYGSTPLATAELPAEGEIVLVVGPEGGVAADELAQFREAGAKAYVLGRSVLRTSTAGTAAAALLLGRTGRWS from the coding sequence ATGACGGCTCCGGTGTTCGTCGTGGACGAACTGCGCGGCGTGGGACCCGACTTCGTGCTGGAGGGACCCGAGGGGCGGCACGCCGTCTCGGTGAAGCGGCTGCGGCCCGGCGAGGACGTCGTCCTCACCGACGGGCGGGGCCGCTGGGCCGAGGGCGTCGTCAAGGCCGCCGAGGGCAAGGACCGCCTCGTCGTCACGGACCTGGCGCACGTACGGCAGGAGCCGCCGGAACAGCCCCGGATCACCGTCGTGCAGGCGCTGCCCAAGGGCGACCGGGGCGAACTCGCCGTGGAGACCATGACCGAGGTCGGCGTGGACACGATCGTGCCCTGGCAGGCGGCGCGCTGCGTCACCCAGTGGAGGGGTGAACGGGGGCTGAAGGCGCTCGCCAAGTGGCGGTCCACCGCGCGCGAGGCGGGCAAGCAGTCCCGCAGGGTCCGCTTCCCGGAGGTCGCGGACGCGGCGACGACCCGACAGGTTGCCGCGCTTCTGGCCAAAGCCGACCTCGCGGCCGTGCTGCACTCCGACTTCGAGTACGGCAGCACCCCGCTGGCCACCGCCGAACTCCCCGCCGAGGGCGAGATCGTGCTGGTCGTCGGCCCCGAAGGCGGTGTCGCCGCCGACGAGTTGGCGCAGTTCAGAGAGGCGGGCGCGAAGGCGTACGTGCTGGGCCGCAGCGTGTTGCGCACCTCGACGGCCGGTACGGCGGCCGCCGCTCTGCTCCTCGGCCGCACCGGCCGCTGGTCGTAG
- a CDS encoding nitronate monooxygenase: MSSPLTDLFPHPIVQAPMAGGVSVPRLAAAVSDAGGLGFLAAGYKTADGLYQEIKQIRGLTSRPFGVNLFLPQPEYGDPATVEVYAHQLAGEAAWYATELGDRDSGRDDGYEAKLAVLLDNPVPVVSFHFGTPGRDTVDALHRVGTFVLATATTAEEALAVRECGADAVIAQGVEAGGHQGTHRDTPENDGTGIGLLALLARIRETIPLPVLAAGGLMRGSQIAAVLAAGASAAQLGTAFLATDESGAHRLHKQALTDPLFVRTELTRAFSGRPARALVNRFLREHGRYAPAAYPEVHHLTSPLRRAAAAAGDAQGMALWAGQGHRLARALPAGQLVELLVAELDTAAAALPSHPAGGTHR, encoded by the coding sequence ATGTCCTCCCCGCTGACCGATCTGTTCCCGCACCCGATCGTGCAGGCCCCCATGGCCGGCGGCGTGTCGGTGCCGCGGCTGGCCGCCGCCGTCAGTGACGCCGGCGGTCTGGGTTTCCTCGCCGCCGGTTACAAGACCGCCGACGGCCTGTACCAGGAGATCAAGCAGATCCGCGGACTGACGTCCCGTCCCTTCGGCGTGAACCTCTTCCTGCCGCAGCCCGAGTACGGCGACCCGGCCACCGTCGAGGTCTACGCCCACCAGCTCGCCGGCGAGGCCGCCTGGTACGCGACCGAGCTGGGCGACCGGGACAGCGGCCGGGACGACGGCTACGAGGCCAAGCTCGCCGTCCTCCTCGACAACCCGGTCCCCGTCGTCTCCTTCCACTTCGGCACCCCCGGCCGGGACACCGTCGACGCCCTGCACCGCGTCGGCACCTTCGTCCTGGCCACCGCCACCACCGCCGAGGAGGCCCTCGCGGTGCGGGAGTGCGGCGCGGACGCGGTGATCGCGCAGGGTGTCGAGGCCGGGGGGCACCAGGGCACCCACCGCGACACCCCCGAGAACGACGGCACCGGCATCGGGCTGCTCGCCCTGCTCGCCCGGATCCGCGAGACCATACCCCTGCCCGTTCTCGCCGCCGGCGGTCTGATGCGCGGCAGCCAGATCGCCGCCGTGCTCGCGGCCGGCGCGAGCGCGGCCCAGCTCGGCACCGCCTTCCTCGCCACCGACGAGTCCGGCGCCCACCGCCTGCACAAGCAGGCGCTGACCGACCCGCTCTTCGTCCGCACCGAACTGACCCGCGCCTTCTCCGGCAGACCCGCGCGCGCCCTGGTCAACCGGTTCCTGCGGGAGCACGGCCGCTACGCGCCCGCCGCCTACCCGGAGGTCCACCACCTCACCTCGCCGCTGCGCCGCGCCGCCGCGGCGGCGGGCGACGCGCAGGGCATGGCGCTGTGGGCCGGCCAGGGCCACCGCCTGGCCCGCGCGCTGCCCGCCGGACAGCTCGTGGAACTGCTGGTGGCGGAACTCGACACGGCGGCGGCCGCACTGCCGTCCCACCCGGCGGGAGGCACGCACCGATGA
- a CDS encoding putative RNA methyltransferase, whose product MSVTFPPALVRSLDLLRCPACRAGALTADRGALRCPAGHSFDVARHGYAGLLTGARATSGDDAAMVRARERFLATGAYAPVRAAVARLAGGSGPGRAATVVDSGCGTGYYLAGVLDRLPGARGLGLDTSTRALRSAARAHARAAAVSWDVFRPFPLADAVADVVLDVFAPRNPAEFHRVLRPAGRLVVVRPTGRHLAELRSRASAMVTIDPDKERRLHRALDSLFEVAGTERVEYRMPLDRAEALDLVAMTPGARHPHRAEPESGGPLPGRVTVSVLATAYRPRLTDLGSCI is encoded by the coding sequence GTGTCCGTAACCTTCCCCCCTGCCCTCGTACGCTCCCTCGATCTGTTGCGCTGCCCGGCGTGCCGGGCGGGTGCGCTCACTGCCGACCGGGGCGCGCTGCGCTGTCCCGCCGGTCACAGCTTCGACGTCGCCCGGCACGGCTATGCCGGTCTGCTGACGGGTGCCCGCGCCACCAGTGGTGACGACGCTGCCATGGTCCGGGCCCGGGAGCGGTTCCTGGCCACCGGCGCCTACGCACCCGTGCGTGCGGCCGTGGCCCGGCTGGCGGGCGGATCCGGGCCCGGGCGGGCGGCCACGGTGGTGGACTCCGGGTGCGGCACCGGCTACTACCTGGCCGGGGTACTCGACCGGCTGCCCGGCGCGCGCGGTCTGGGGCTGGACACGTCGACGCGTGCGCTGCGTTCGGCGGCCCGGGCTCACGCGCGGGCCGCCGCGGTGTCGTGGGACGTCTTCCGTCCCTTTCCGCTGGCCGACGCGGTGGCCGACGTCGTCCTCGACGTGTTCGCCCCGCGCAATCCGGCCGAGTTCCACCGGGTGCTGCGTCCGGCCGGCCGACTGGTCGTGGTCCGGCCCACAGGGCGGCATCTGGCCGAACTGCGGAGCCGGGCGTCCGCGATGGTCACGATCGACCCGGACAAGGAGCGGCGGCTGCACCGAGCGCTCGATTCCCTCTTCGAGGTCGCCGGCACCGAACGGGTCGAGTACCGCATGCCCCTGGACCGGGCGGAAGCGCTGGACCTGGTGGCCATGACACCGGGCGCACGCCACCCGCACCGGGCGGAACCGGAGAGCGGTGGCCCCCTGCCCGGACGGGTCACCGTCTCCGTACTGGCCACCGCCTACCGGCCGCGATTGACGGACCTTGGTTCGTGTATCTAA
- a CDS encoding glucarate dehydratase family protein — translation MTRDLTLTDVRLTPILVADPPLLNTQGVHQPYTPRLIIEVTTADGVTGVGETYGDTKYLELARPFAGKLIGHRLTDLNRLFTLVDEVDVDSSRVSGQVDVGGLRGVQTADKLRLSVVSGFEVACLDALGKSLGLPVHALLGGKVRDAVEYSAYLFYKWAAHPEGVAGERDDWGAALDPAGIVDQARKFTERYGFTSFKLKGGVHPPEQEIAAIRALAEAFPGRPLRLDPNGAWSVETSLKVAAELGDVLEYLEDPALGTPAMAEVAARTDVPLATNMCVTTFAEIKEAFTRDAVQVVLSDHHYWGGLRNTQQLAALCRTFGVGVSMHSNTHLGISLAAMTHVAATVPNLHHACDSHYPWQSEDVLTERLNFDGGRVRVSDAPGLGVELDRDRLQFLHRRWLEDDGALRDRDDAAAMRVTDPDWVTPAVPRW, via the coding sequence GTGACCCGCGACCTCACCCTCACCGACGTCCGGCTGACGCCGATCCTCGTCGCCGACCCGCCGCTGCTCAACACCCAGGGCGTCCACCAGCCGTACACCCCCCGGCTGATCATCGAGGTCACCACCGCCGACGGCGTCACCGGCGTCGGCGAGACCTACGGCGACACCAAGTACCTGGAACTGGCCCGGCCGTTCGCCGGGAAACTGATCGGCCACCGTCTCACCGACCTCAACCGGCTGTTCACACTCGTGGACGAGGTCGACGTCGACTCCTCCCGCGTCTCCGGACAGGTCGACGTCGGCGGACTGCGGGGCGTGCAGACCGCCGACAAACTGCGGCTGTCCGTCGTCTCCGGCTTCGAGGTGGCCTGCCTCGACGCGCTCGGCAAGTCCCTCGGCCTGCCCGTGCACGCGCTGCTCGGCGGCAAGGTGCGCGACGCCGTCGAGTACAGCGCCTACCTCTTCTACAAGTGGGCCGCCCACCCCGAGGGCGTCGCCGGCGAGCGGGACGACTGGGGCGCCGCCCTCGACCCGGCCGGCATCGTCGACCAGGCGCGGAAGTTCACCGAGCGGTACGGCTTCACCTCCTTCAAGCTCAAGGGCGGTGTCCACCCGCCCGAGCAGGAGATCGCCGCGATCCGCGCCCTCGCCGAGGCCTTCCCCGGCCGGCCGCTGCGGCTCGACCCCAACGGCGCCTGGTCCGTGGAGACCTCGCTGAAGGTGGCGGCCGAACTCGGCGACGTCCTCGAATACCTGGAGGACCCGGCCCTCGGCACCCCCGCCATGGCCGAGGTCGCCGCCCGCACCGACGTCCCGCTGGCGACCAACATGTGCGTGACGACGTTCGCGGAGATCAAGGAGGCGTTCACCCGGGACGCCGTCCAGGTCGTCCTCTCCGACCACCACTACTGGGGCGGACTGCGCAACACCCAGCAACTCGCCGCGCTCTGCCGTACGTTCGGCGTCGGCGTGTCCATGCACTCCAACACCCACCTCGGCATCAGCCTCGCCGCCATGACCCACGTCGCGGCCACCGTCCCGAACCTGCACCACGCCTGCGACTCGCACTACCCCTGGCAGTCCGAGGACGTCCTCACCGAACGGCTGAACTTCGACGGCGGCAGGGTGAGGGTCTCCGACGCCCCCGGCCTCGGCGTCGAACTCGACCGCGACCGGCTCCAGTTCCTGCACCGCCGCTGGCTGGAGGACGACGGTGCCCTGCGTGACCGGGACGACGCGGCCGCCATGCGGGTCACCGACCCCGACTGGGTCACCCCGGCCGTACCGCGCTGGTGA
- a CDS encoding histidine triad nucleotide-binding protein has protein sequence MAAEPQDDCLFCRIVAGKIPATLVRETDTTLAFRDINPQAPTHVLVIPKAHHRDAAALATADPALTADVLRETQAVATAEGLDSYRVVFNTGAGAGQTVFHAHAHVLGGRGLQWPPG, from the coding sequence ATGGCCGCAGAGCCACAGGACGACTGCCTGTTCTGCAGAATCGTCGCGGGCAAGATCCCCGCCACCCTCGTCCGCGAGACCGACACGACCCTCGCCTTCCGGGACATCAACCCCCAGGCCCCCACCCACGTCCTCGTCATCCCCAAGGCCCACCACCGCGACGCCGCCGCCCTCGCCACCGCCGACCCCGCCCTCACCGCGGACGTCCTGCGCGAGACCCAGGCGGTCGCCACCGCCGAGGGCCTCGACAGCTACCGCGTCGTGTTCAACACCGGCGCCGGCGCGGGCCAGACCGTCTTCCACGCCCACGCCCACGTCCTCGGCGGCCGCGGCCTCCAGTGGCCCCCCGGCTGA
- a CDS encoding S41 family peptidase, producing the protein MTQPASPAYLRFPHLHGDTVAFTAEDDVWVAPLAGGRAWRVSADNVPVNHPRISPDGTRLAWTSTRDGAPEAHVAPLDGGPATRLTYWGTRTQVRGWTPDGEVLAVSTHGQSSLRRTWARAIPLDGGPATTLPYGPVGDVAHGPHTVLLSATMGREAAWWKRYRGGTAGKLWIDREGDGEFVRLHEELDGNLEYPQWVGDRLAFLSDHEGTGALYSSLADGSDLRRHTPVGGFYARHAATDGTRVVYSCAGELWILDDLDGAEPRRPEIRLGGQRVDLQPQPVSAVRWFGAAAPDHTGRGSAVAVRGSVHWVTHRSGPARALADEHGVRTRLPRTFRSEGEEWVVWVTDAEGEDALEFAPATGGAPGAAPRRLAAGRLGRVLGLAMAPDGSRAAVASHDGRILLVERESGEVREVDRGEDGEADGLVFSPDSTWLAWSHPGPRPLRQLKLANTADLSVTEATPLRFRDFSPAFTLDGKHLAFLSARSFDPVYDEHVFDLAFVGGVRPHLITLAATTPSPFGPQRHGRPFDAPDKDETPDSEGTPTTRIDLDGLADRIVPFPVEAARYSTLRAAKDGVLWLRHPLQGVLGSSRATPEDPDPKTDLERYDLLQQRVEHLSGDADHFAVTGDGKRVLLWTDSRLKVVPSDRRASSDEDSDTNIPVDLTRIRQTVDPAAEWRQMYDEVGRLMRDNFWRPDLGGVDWSAVLDRYRPVLDRVATHDDLVDLLWEVQGELGTSHAYVTPGGAWGGWSDRRQGLLGADISRREDGSWRIDRVLPSETSDPDAHAPLAAPGVAVRAGDAIVAVGGRPVDPVTGPGPLLVGTAGKPVELTVSPAGGGDLRHAVVVPLESEEPLRYHAWVAGRRAYVHEKSGGRLGYLHVPDMVGSGWAQLHRDLRVEVAREGLVVDVRENRGGHTSQLVVEKLARRIVGWDLPRGMRPSSYPEDAPRGPVVAVANEFSGSDGDIVNAAVKALGIGPVVGTRTWGGVIGIDNRYQLVDGTAVTQPKYAFWLEGYGWGVENHGVDPDVEVVTAPQDYAAGRDPQLDEAIRLALTALEQTPAKTPPSLP; encoded by the coding sequence GTGACACAGCCCGCATCGCCCGCGTATCTCCGGTTTCCGCATCTGCACGGCGACACGGTCGCCTTCACCGCCGAGGACGACGTCTGGGTCGCGCCCCTGGCCGGTGGCCGCGCCTGGCGCGTCAGTGCGGACAACGTCCCCGTGAACCATCCGCGTATCTCCCCCGACGGCACCCGGCTCGCCTGGACCTCCACCCGCGACGGCGCCCCCGAGGCGCACGTCGCGCCCCTGGACGGCGGGCCCGCGACGCGCCTCACGTACTGGGGGACCAGGACCCAGGTCCGCGGCTGGACCCCCGACGGCGAGGTGCTCGCGGTCAGCACCCACGGCCAGAGCTCGCTGCGCCGCACCTGGGCCCGCGCGATCCCGCTCGACGGCGGCCCCGCCACCACCCTGCCCTACGGCCCGGTCGGCGACGTCGCCCACGGACCGCACACGGTGCTGCTCTCGGCCACCATGGGCCGGGAGGCCGCCTGGTGGAAGCGGTACCGCGGCGGCACCGCGGGCAAACTGTGGATCGACCGCGAAGGCGACGGCGAATTCGTCCGCCTGCACGAGGAGTTGGACGGCAACCTGGAGTACCCGCAGTGGGTGGGGGACCGCTTGGCGTTCCTCTCCGACCACGAGGGCACCGGCGCCCTCTACTCCTCCCTCGCCGACGGCTCCGACCTGCGCCGGCACACCCCCGTCGGGGGCTTCTACGCCCGCCACGCGGCCACCGACGGCACCCGCGTCGTCTACTCCTGTGCCGGTGAGCTGTGGATCCTCGACGACCTCGACGGGGCCGAGCCCCGTCGCCCGGAGATCCGGCTCGGCGGACAGCGCGTCGACCTCCAGCCCCAACCCGTCAGCGCCGTCCGCTGGTTCGGTGCCGCCGCCCCCGACCACACCGGCCGCGGCAGCGCGGTCGCCGTACGCGGATCCGTGCACTGGGTCACCCACCGCTCGGGGCCCGCCCGTGCCCTCGCCGACGAGCACGGCGTACGGACCCGGCTGCCGCGCACCTTCCGCTCCGAGGGCGAGGAATGGGTGGTGTGGGTCACCGACGCCGAGGGCGAGGACGCTCTGGAGTTCGCGCCCGCCACCGGCGGCGCACCCGGCGCCGCCCCGCGCCGGCTCGCCGCCGGCCGGCTCGGCCGGGTGCTCGGCCTCGCCATGGCACCCGACGGCAGCAGGGCCGCGGTCGCCTCCCACGACGGTCGAATCCTCCTCGTCGAACGGGAGAGCGGCGAGGTCCGCGAGGTCGACCGCGGCGAGGACGGTGAGGCCGACGGACTCGTCTTCTCGCCGGACTCCACCTGGCTCGCCTGGTCCCACCCCGGCCCGCGCCCGCTGCGCCAGCTCAAGCTCGCCAACACCGCCGACCTGTCGGTGACCGAGGCGACCCCGCTGCGCTTCCGCGACTTCTCGCCCGCCTTCACCCTCGACGGCAAGCACCTCGCGTTCCTCTCCGCCCGCTCCTTCGACCCGGTCTACGACGAGCACGTCTTCGACCTGGCGTTCGTCGGCGGCGTACGCCCGCACCTGATCACGCTCGCCGCGACCACCCCGTCCCCGTTCGGACCGCAACGCCACGGCCGCCCCTTCGACGCGCCCGACAAGGACGAGACCCCCGACAGCGAGGGCACCCCCACCACCCGCATCGACCTCGACGGGCTCGCCGACCGGATCGTGCCGTTCCCCGTCGAGGCCGCCCGCTACTCCACCCTGCGGGCCGCCAAGGACGGCGTGCTGTGGCTGCGCCACCCCCTCCAGGGCGTCCTCGGCTCCTCCCGCGCCACCCCGGAGGACCCCGACCCCAAGACCGACCTGGAGCGGTACGACCTGCTCCAGCAGCGCGTCGAGCACCTCTCGGGCGACGCCGACCACTTCGCCGTCACCGGTGACGGCAAGCGGGTCCTGCTGTGGACCGACAGCCGGCTCAAGGTCGTCCCCAGCGACCGCCGTGCCTCCTCCGACGAGGACAGCGACACCAACATCCCCGTCGACCTCACCCGCATCCGGCAGACCGTCGACCCGGCCGCCGAGTGGCGGCAGATGTACGACGAGGTGGGCCGCCTCATGCGGGACAACTTCTGGCGGCCCGACCTCGGCGGCGTCGACTGGAGCGCCGTCCTCGACCGCTACCGGCCGGTCCTGGACCGTGTCGCCACCCACGACGACCTCGTCGACCTGCTCTGGGAGGTCCAGGGCGAACTGGGCACCTCGCACGCCTACGTCACCCCCGGCGGGGCCTGGGGCGGCTGGTCCGACCGGCGGCAGGGGCTGCTCGGCGCGGACATCTCCCGCCGCGAGGACGGCAGTTGGCGCATCGACCGGGTGCTGCCCTCGGAGACCTCCGACCCCGACGCGCACGCCCCGCTCGCCGCGCCGGGCGTCGCGGTGCGCGCGGGCGACGCGATCGTCGCCGTCGGCGGCCGGCCGGTCGACCCGGTCACCGGCCCCGGACCGCTGCTCGTCGGCACGGCGGGCAAGCCGGTGGAACTGACGGTGTCCCCGGCGGGCGGCGGCGACCTGCGGCACGCGGTCGTCGTCCCGCTGGAGAGCGAGGAGCCGTTGCGCTACCACGCGTGGGTCGCCGGCCGGCGGGCCTACGTCCACGAGAAGTCCGGCGGCCGGCTCGGCTATCTGCACGTGCCCGACATGGTCGGCTCCGGGTGGGCGCAGCTCCACCGCGACCTGCGGGTGGAGGTCGCCCGGGAGGGCCTGGTCGTCGACGTACGGGAGAACCGGGGCGGGCACACCTCCCAGCTGGTGGTGGAGAAGCTGGCGCGGCGGATCGTCGGGTGGGACCTGCCGCGCGGGATGCGTCCCTCCAGCTACCCCGAGGACGCGCCCCGGGGTCCGGTGGTCGCCGTCGCCAACGAGTTCTCCGGGTCCGACGGGGACATCGTCAACGCGGCGGTCAAGGCGCTGGGGATCGGGCCGGTGGTGGGCACGCGGACGTGGGGCGGGGTCATCGGCATCGACAACCGGTACCAGCTCGTCGACGGTACGGCGGTGACCCAGCCGAAGTACGCGTTCTGGCTGGAGGGGTACGGGTGGGGGGTGGAGAACCACGGTGTCGACCCGGACGTGGAGGTCGTGACGGCCCCCCAGGACTACGCGGCGGGCCGTGACCCCCAGCTCGACGAGGCGATCCGTCTGGCCCTGACGGCCCTGGAGCAAACCCCGGCCAAGACCCCGCCGTCGCTTCCGTAG
- a CDS encoding adenosine deaminase encodes MPLPKAELHLHIEGTLEPELAFALAARNGVSLPYADTDALREAYRFQDLQSFLNLYYELMAVLRTERDFADLADAYLARAAAQGVRHAEIFFDPQAHTARGVPMETVVRGLGRALGGSVQNHGVSTRLILCFLRDRPAESALRTLEEAKPFLDRITGVGLDSAEVGHPPAVFREVYETAAALGLRRVAHAGEEGPPEYITEALDVLGVERVDHGLRCVEDPALVDRLVRARIPLTLCPLSNVRLRTVDRLADHPLPAMLDGGLLCTVNSDDPAYFGGYAGDNFDAVRDELGLGEDHLRTLARNSFLASFLDDDEELRTRYLAEVEAYEFP; translated from the coding sequence ATGCCCCTGCCCAAAGCCGAGCTGCACCTGCACATCGAAGGCACCCTGGAACCGGAGCTCGCGTTCGCGCTCGCCGCGCGCAACGGTGTGTCCCTGCCGTACGCCGACACGGACGCGCTCCGCGAGGCGTACCGGTTCCAGGACCTGCAGTCCTTCCTGAACCTGTACTACGAGCTCATGGCGGTCCTGCGCACGGAGCGGGACTTCGCCGACCTCGCGGACGCCTACCTCGCCCGGGCCGCCGCCCAGGGCGTGCGGCACGCGGAGATCTTCTTCGACCCGCAGGCCCACACCGCACGGGGTGTGCCGATGGAGACGGTCGTGCGGGGGCTGGGGCGGGCACTGGGCGGCAGCGTCCAGAACCACGGCGTCTCCACCCGGCTGATCCTCTGTTTCCTGCGCGACCGGCCCGCCGAGTCGGCCCTGCGCACACTCGAGGAGGCCAAGCCCTTCCTGGACCGCATCACCGGCGTCGGACTGGACTCGGCCGAGGTCGGCCACCCGCCGGCCGTCTTCCGTGAGGTCTACGAGACCGCCGCCGCGCTCGGCCTGCGCCGGGTGGCGCACGCGGGGGAGGAGGGCCCGCCGGAGTACATCACCGAGGCCCTGGACGTCCTCGGCGTGGAACGCGTCGACCACGGCCTGCGCTGCGTGGAGGATCCCGCACTGGTCGACCGCCTGGTCCGCGCGCGTATACCGCTGACCCTGTGCCCCCTGTCCAACGTCCGCCTGCGCACGGTCGACCGCCTCGCCGACCACCCCCTCCCGGCCATGCTCGACGGGGGCCTCCTCTGCACCGTCAACTCCGACGACCCGGCCTACTTCGGCGGCTACGCCGGAGACAACTTCGACGCCGTCCGCGACGAACTCGGCCTGGGCGAGGACCACCTCCGCACACTCGCCCGCAACTCCTTCCTCGCCTCCTTCCTGGACGACGACGAGGAACTGCGGACGCGGTACCTGGCGGAGGTGGAGGCGTACGAGTTCCCGTGA
- a CDS encoding ribonuclease Z produces the protein MSVRELVVLGTASQVPTRHRNHNGYLLRWDAEGILFDPGEGTQRQMLRAGVAAHDLNRICVTHFHGDHSLGLAGVIQRVNLDRVPHEITAHYPASGQRFFDRLRYATAYRETVALTEAPAATDGVLAETPAYTLYTHRLDHPVESYGYRLVEPDGRRMLPERLAAHGIAGPDIGRIQREGSLGGVPLEAVSEERRGQRFAFVMDTRLCEGVHVLAEGCDLLVIESTFLDEDEELAVEHGHLTAGQAARVARDAGVRHLVLTHFSQRYSDPAEFERQARTAGFAGELTVAEDLRRVPVPKRV, from the coding sequence GTGTCCGTCCGCGAACTGGTCGTCCTCGGCACCGCCAGCCAGGTCCCGACCCGGCACCGCAACCACAACGGCTACCTGCTCCGCTGGGACGCCGAGGGCATCCTGTTCGACCCCGGCGAGGGCACCCAGCGCCAGATGCTGCGCGCCGGCGTCGCCGCGCACGACCTGAACCGGATCTGCGTCACCCACTTCCACGGCGACCACTCCCTCGGCCTCGCCGGCGTCATCCAGCGCGTCAACCTCGACCGCGTCCCGCACGAGATCACCGCCCACTACCCGGCCTCCGGGCAGCGGTTCTTCGACCGGCTGCGGTACGCGACGGCGTACCGGGAGACGGTCGCGCTCACCGAGGCCCCGGCCGCCACCGACGGCGTACTGGCCGAGACCCCCGCGTACACCCTGTACACCCACCGGCTCGACCACCCCGTCGAGTCCTACGGCTACCGCCTCGTCGAGCCCGACGGTCGCCGCATGCTGCCCGAGCGGCTCGCCGCGCACGGCATCGCGGGCCCCGACATCGGCCGTATCCAGCGGGAGGGCTCCCTCGGCGGCGTCCCGCTGGAGGCGGTGAGCGAGGAGCGGCGCGGGCAGCGGTTCGCGTTCGTCATGGACACCCGGCTGTGCGAGGGCGTGCACGTCCTCGCGGAGGGCTGCGACCTCCTCGTCATCGAGTCCACCTTCCTCGACGAGGACGAGGAACTGGCCGTCGAACACGGGCATCTGACGGCCGGCCAGGCGGCCCGCGTCGCCCGCGACGCCGGCGTACGGCACCTCGTCCTCACCCACTTCAGCCAGCGCTACTCCGACCCCGCCGAGTTCGAGCGGCAGGCCCGTACCGCCGGTTTCGCGGGCGAGCTCACCGTCGCCGAGGACCTGCGACGCGTACCGGTTCCGAAACGGGTGTGA